One Vigna unguiculata cultivar IT97K-499-35 chromosome 11, ASM411807v1, whole genome shotgun sequence DNA window includes the following coding sequences:
- the LOC114168936 gene encoding UDP-glucuronic acid decarboxylase 5-like, translating to MASNSSDGDSSKSPKQPPLPSPLRFSKFYQSNMRILITGGAGFIGSHLVDRLMENEKNEVIVVDNYFTGSKDNLKKWTGHPRFELIRHDITEPLIIEVDQIYHLACPASPIFYKYNAVKTIKTNVIGTLNMLGLAKRVGARILLTSTSEVYGDPLEHPQNESYWGNVNPIGVRSCYDEGKRVAETLMFDYHRQHGLEIRVARIFNTYGPRMNIDDGRVVSNFIAQALRGEPLTVQSPGTQTRSFCYVSDLVDGLIRLMAGSDTGPINLGNPGEFTVLELAETVKELVNPDVEIKMVENTPDDPRQRKPDITKAKELLQWEPKFQLRDGLPLMEEDFRLRLGVVKNN from the exons ATGGCGTCGAATTCTTCTGATGGAGATTCTAGTAAATCACCGAAGCAGCCTCCCCTGCCATCTCCCTTGCGTTTCTCCAAATTCTATCAG TCTAACATGAGAATCTTGATCACGGGAGGAGCTGGATTCATTGGTTCTCACCTAGTTGATAGATTgatggaaaatgaaaaaaatgag GTCATTGTTGTCGATAACTACTTCACTGGATCAAAGGATAATCTCAAAAAATGGACGGGTCATCCCAGATTTGAGCTTATCCGTCATG ATATCACTGAACCTTTGATAATTGAGGTTGATCAGATCTACCATCTTGCATGCCCTGCATCTCCTATTTTCTACAAATATAATGCTGTGAAG ACAATAAAGACAAATGTGATTGGCACACTGAACATGCTTGGGCTTGCAAAGCGAGTTGGCGCAAG gaTTCTACTTACATCAACATCGGAGGTATATGGGGATCCTCTTGAGCATCCCCAAAATGAAAGCTATTGGGGAAATGTGAACCCTATTG GAGTTCGTAGTTGTTATGACGAGGGAAAGCGTGTAGCTGAGACTTTAATGTTTGACTATCATAGGCAGCATGGCTTAG AAATACGTGTTGCAAGAATCTTTAACACGTATGGGCCGCGCATGAATATTGACGATGGGCGTGTTGTCAGCAACTTCATTGCTCAAGCACTTCG TGGTGAACCCTTGACGGTCCAGTCTCCAGGAACACAAACTCGCAGTTTCTGCTATGTCTCTGATCTG GTCGATGGCCTTATCCGTCTCATGGCAGGATCCGACACGGGGCCAATCAACCTCGGAAATCCAG GTGAATTTACAGTGCTTGAACTTGCTGAGACAGTTAAGGAG CTAGTTAATCCAGATGTAgagataaagatggtggaaaacACTCCTGATGATCCCCGACAGAGAAAACCAGACATAACAAAAGCAAAGGAGTTACTTCAGTGGGAACCAAAGTTTCAGCTGCGAGATGGTCTGCCTTTAATGGAAGAGGATTTCCGCTTGAGGCTTGGAGTtgtcaaaaataattaa
- the LOC114170068 gene encoding UDP-glucuronic acid decarboxylase 6-like, with translation MATSSSNGATKQPPMPSPLRFSKFFQSNMRILVTGGAGFIGSHLVDRLMENEKNEVIVADNFFTGSKDNLKKWIGHPRFELIRHDVTEQLLIEVDQIYHLACPASPIFYKYNPVKTIKTNVIGTLNMLGLAKRVGARILLTSTSEVYGDPLVHPQPESYWGNVNPIGVRSCYDEGKRVAETLMFDYHRQHGIEIRIARIFNTYGPRMNIDDGRVVSNFIAQAIRGEPLTVQVPGTQTRSFCYVSDMVDGLIRLMEGENTGPINIGNPGEFTMIELAENVKELINPAVEIKMVENTPDDPRQRKPDITNAKELLGWEPKVKLRDGLPLMEEDFRQRLGVPKKN, from the exons ATGGCAACGAGTTCTTCCAATGGAGCAACAAAGCAACCCCCCATGCCATCCCCCTTGCGTTTTTCCAAGTTTTTTCAG TCCAATATGAGAATTCTGGTTACTGGAGGAGCTGGATTTATTGGCTCTCACCTAGTTGACAGATTgatggaaaatgaaaaaaatgag GTTATTGTTGCTGACAATTTCTTCACTGGATCCAAAGACAACCTTAAAAAATGGATTGGCCATCCAAGATTTGAGTTAATTCGCCAtg ATGTCACAGAGCAATTGTTGATTGAGGTTGATCAAATCTATCATCTTGCATGTCCTGCTTCTCCAATTTTCTACAAATACAATCCTGTAAAG ACAATAAAGACAAATGTGATTGGAACATTGAACATGCTTGGGCTAGCTAAACGAGTGGGAGCAAG GATTTTGCTTACATCTACTTCAGAAGTATATGGAGATCCTCTTGTGCATCCACAACCAGAAAGCTATTGGGGCAATGTTAACCCTATTG GAGTTCGAAGTTGTTATGATGAGGGCAAGCGTGTTGCAGAAACTTTGATGTTTGATTATCATAGGCAGCATGGAATAG AAATACGCATTGCAAGAATCTTTAACACATATGGACCACGCATGAATATTGATGATGGGCGTGTGGTCAGCAACTTCATTGCTCAAGCAATTCG TGGTGAACCCTTAACTGTCCAAGTTCCCGGAACTCAAACTCGCAGTTTCTGCTATGTCTCTGACATG GTTGATGGACTTATACGTCTAATGGAAGGGGAAAACACTGGTCCAATCAACATTGGGAACCCAG GCGAATTTACAATGATTGAACTTGCCGAGAATGTCAAAGAG CTTATTAATCCAGCAGTGGAGATAAAGATGGTTGAGAACACTCCTGACGATCCTCGTCAGAGAAAACCAGACATTACAAATGCAAAGGAATTGCTTGGATGGGAACCAAAGGTCAAATTGCGAGATGGCCTTCCTCTTATGGAAGAGGATTTCCGTCAGAGGCTTGGGGTTCCCAAGAAAAACTAA
- the LOC114169809 gene encoding uncharacterized protein LOC114169809 — translation MTSVYMGGWVDNSTSSMGTNSKESSVVAGKNTYKNLLVASRPKGFAQRNYEQLVSFTHGDFGSSVVGRATFFLLKVAALEIVRRFSKSKCPCVWRGLQGLQILVYPPFKWIQRWAPFRGLVKSMQVLSRPLLVLSIATVFTDEPQCSDGTSDCVVDSPDSQVSAELSPAQSISNTSHSEIDPEVLEYENWLTLLNQELENQGISLPERINDDELHRFYAASNNDFSNFLASIKKTIRWRESYRFFSGEELETWSNMVFWHGFDVLHRPCLIVRLGIACRSLASEDRLQFAQAIISQVEYGVLHLVDADNPQIAVLVDCEGLSPLRIPMKVMRTCSSLLQDYFPNRLGCLFVIRLPAIVRVIAQTFIQVLKPTTKKKLKLGGEIYRRELFDNFPTPPSYLGGTCTCMRCSKIGNLDMLRPHSTGTSIIDREQDISDNGRLPSLPSNELDDLQVSNSDQLLRKAVISFLVFWVFIALGAGIYDPSSLHLAP, via the exons ATGACTTCAGTTTACATGGGGGGTTGGGTGGATAATTCTACCTCGAGCATGGGAACTAATTCTAAGGAAAGCAGTGTTGTCGCTGgaaaaaatacatacaaaaacCTTCTGGTTGCATCACGGCCTAAAGGCTTTGCACAGAGAAATTATGAACAACTTGTGTCATTCACCCATGGTGACTTTGGAAGCAGTGTTGTGGGTCGTGCcactttttttttactcaaaGTTGCTGCATTAGAGATCGTGAGGAGGTTCTCCAAGAGTAAATGCCCGTGCGTATGGCGAGGCCTGCAGGGTCTACAAATCCTTGTCTATCCACCTTTCAAATGGATACAGAGGTGGGCACCCTTCAGGGGTTTGGTGAAGAGCATGCAG GTACTATCAAGACCACTTTTAGTTCTTTCGATTGCAACAGTCTTTACCGATGAACCACAATGTAGTGATGGAACCTCAGATTGCGTTGTTGATTCTCCTGATTCGCAAGTATCTGCTGAACTATCTCCTGCACAGTCTATCTCGAATACAAG TCATTCTGAGATAGATCCTGaagttttagaatatgaaaacTGGTTGACTCTACTTAATCAAGAGTTGGAAAATCAAGGGATTAGTTTGCCAGAAAG AATCAATGATGATGAGCTCCACAGATTTTACGCAGCTTCTAATAATGACTTTTCAAACTTCCTTGCCTCAATCAAGAAGACAATACGTTGGCGGGAGAGTTATAGATTTTTTTCAGGAGAAGAACTGGAAACTTGGTCAAATATGGTGTTCTGGCATGGATTTGATGTTTTGCACAGACCTTGCCTCATTGTAAGGCTTGGGATAGCTTGTCGCTCTTTGGCGTCTGAAGATAGACTTCAGTTTGCTCAGGCAATTA TATCGCAGGTAGAATACGGAGTCTTGCACTTGGTAGATGCAGACAACCCTCAAATTGCAGTATTGGTGGACTGTGAAGGGTTATCTCCATTGAGAATTCCCATGAAAGTGATGAGAACTTGTTCATCCCTTCTGCAAGATTACTTTCCCAATCGACTTGGTTGTTTGTTTGTCATCCGACTACCAGCAATTGTTCGTGTTATTGCCCAGACTTTTATTCAG GTTCTAAAGCCAACTACTAAGAAGAAGTTGAAATTAGGGGGAGAGATATATCGGAGAGAACTTTTTGACAATTTTCCGACACCACCATCATATCTTGGAGGAACATGCACTTGCATGAGATGTTCTAAAATTGGCAACTTGGATATGCTGCGACCTCATTCAACTGGGACAAGCATAATTGATAGGGAGCAGGATATCAGTGACAATGGGAGATTGCCATCACTGCCATCTAATGAATTAGATGACCTCCAAGTCAGCAATTCTGACCAGCTTTTGAGAAAGGCCGTCATAAGTTTTCTCGTATTTTGGGTTTTCATAGCTCTTGGTGCTGGAATTTACGATCCTAGTAGTCTTCATTTAGCCCCATAA
- the LOC114169810 gene encoding uncharacterized protein LOC114169810 produces MATNQKAVFGYVVVYAKDVAASVAFYAKAFGYDVRRLDESHRWGELETGSTTIAFTPIHQHETDNLTGTVHTSGSGGERPPMEACFVYSDVDAAFKCAVENGAVAVREPEEKEWGQKVGYVRDIDGNVVRMGSYVKPPK; encoded by the exons ATGGCGACGAATCAGAAAGCGGTGTTTGGGTACGTGGTGGTCTACGCGAAAGACGTAGCGGCCTCGGTGGCTTTCTATGCGAAAGCCTTCGGCTATGACGTTCGTCGCTTAGACGAGTCTCACAG atGGGGAGAGTTGGAAACGGGGAGCACAACTATAGCTTTCACTCCGATTCACCAGCACGAGACCGATAATCTGACCGGTACGGTTCACACCTCTGGATCTGGTGGAGAAAGACCACCGATGGAGGCTTGTTTTGTTTACTCCGACGTAGATGCTGCTTTTAAG TGTGCGGTGGAGAATGGAGCGGTGGCTGTGAGGGAGCCTGAGGAAAAGGAGTGGGGGCAGAAAGTTGGGTACGTCAGAGATATTGACGGCAACGTTGTTAGAATGGGAAGCTATGTCAAACCACCCAAGtga
- the LOC114170601 gene encoding ubiquitin-conjugating enzyme E2 7-like, which yields MASQASLLLQKQLKDLCKNPVDGFSAGLVDESNIFEWSVTIIGPPDTLYEGGFFNAIMSFPSNYPNSPPSVKFTSEIWHPNVYPDGRVCISILHPPGEDPNGYELASERWTPVHTVESIVLSIISMLSSPNDESPANVEAAKEWRDRRDDFKKKVSRCVRKSQEML from the exons ATGGCATCTCAGGCCAGCCTTCTCCTTCAAAAACAGCTTaaag ATCTTTGCAAAAACCCCGTCGACGGCTTCTCCGCCGGTTTGGTCGACGAAAGCAACATTTTTGAATGGAGTGTCACCATAATTGGACCACCTGATACTCTCTA CGAGGGGGGATTTTTCAATGCTATTATGAGTTTTCCATCCAATTACCCAAATAGTCCACCTTCAGTGAAGTTCACCTCAGAGATATGGCATCCCAATG TATATCCTGATGGCCGGGTTTGCATATCGATTCTTCATCCTCCTGGTGAGGATCCAAATGGTTATGAGCTTGCAAGTGAACGGTGGACACCTGTTCATACA GTAGAGAGTATAGTCTTGAGTATCATATCAATGCTTTCCAGCCCTAATGATGAATCTCCTGCAAATGTTGAAGCTGCA AAGGAGTGGAGAGATAGGAGAGatgatttcaagaaaaaggTGAGCCGATGTGTAAGGAAGTCACAAGAAATGCTGTGA